A DNA window from Pseudomonas tohonis contains the following coding sequences:
- a CDS encoding sulfite reductase flavoprotein subunit alpha gives MAAARFPQGVTVFKKVLFQLHWLLGISAGLVLSLMGVTGAAYSFQDEILEWLNADTLRLEVSADGVLPPAELVRRIEASAGEQVSGLWVETQSGGPARVFFMPAPGERRGPMRWFDPYNGKLLDDPVGQPFFGLMLQLHRFLAMGETGKQITAASTLALIFFCLSGLYLRWPRQAGSWRAWLTLDWARKGRSFNWDLHAVAGTWCLALYLLAALTGLFWSYEWYRAGLQRLLADAPVEQQAKPGERRGERREGGRPGMQQAPSGPPLVVDYDAVWASIREAAGPGLSAYNLRLPPVGGQPATVFYLLKDASHPRALNQITLDPATGKIARVERYAEKSFKAQLLTSIYALHVGEYFGLPGRILMMLASLAMPLFFITGWLLYLDRRRKKRAIRAARGGLGQGGEGEPWLIGFASQSGFAEQLAWQSAGQLQAAGFPVRVQQLGELDAGQLAEARNALFVVSTFGDGEAPDTARGFERKVLGQASQLAELRFAVLALGDRQYQHFCGFAQRLQAWLQGQGASPLFDTVEVDNGDRGALQDWQQRLATLAGSSVVPVWTEQPFETWTLDAREHLNPGSQGESTWLLRLGAPAGSQIRWQAGDLVEILPRQADSRIQRWLDQHGLDGDAPVTVDGTAQSLRQALGARLLPDSFEHLVGLHPQALLDALIVLSVRQYSIASLESDGALELIVRQEQHADGTLGIASGWLTHHLPTGASLPLRLRRNARFHRLEGERPAIFIGNGTGLAGLRALLKANIAAGHGRNWLLFGERNQAHDYYCRDEIEGWLAGGELERLDLAFSRDQAHKVYVQDRLREAGAEVRTWVEAGAVFYICGSLQGMADGVDRVLRELLGDEGLDRLAADGRYRRDVY, from the coding sequence ATGGCGGCTGCCCGTTTTCCACAAGGGGTCACCGTGTTCAAGAAAGTCCTGTTCCAGCTGCACTGGCTCCTCGGCATCAGTGCCGGCCTGGTGTTGTCCCTCATGGGCGTCACCGGCGCCGCCTACAGCTTCCAGGACGAAATCCTCGAATGGCTCAATGCCGACACCCTGCGCCTGGAGGTCAGCGCCGACGGCGTGCTGCCGCCCGCCGAACTGGTACGCCGGATCGAAGCCAGCGCGGGCGAGCAGGTCTCCGGCCTCTGGGTGGAGACCCAGTCCGGCGGGCCGGCCCGGGTGTTCTTCATGCCGGCGCCCGGCGAACGCCGTGGCCCGATGCGCTGGTTCGACCCCTACAACGGCAAGCTGCTCGATGACCCGGTCGGCCAGCCGTTCTTCGGCCTGATGCTGCAACTGCACCGCTTCCTCGCCATGGGCGAGACCGGCAAGCAGATCACCGCTGCCAGCACCCTGGCGCTGATCTTCTTCTGCCTCTCCGGCCTTTATCTGCGCTGGCCGCGCCAGGCCGGCAGCTGGCGCGCCTGGCTGACCCTGGACTGGGCGCGCAAGGGCCGCAGCTTCAACTGGGATCTGCACGCCGTGGCCGGCACCTGGTGCCTGGCGCTCTACCTCCTGGCGGCGCTGACCGGCCTGTTCTGGTCCTACGAGTGGTACCGCGCCGGGCTGCAGCGCCTGCTGGCCGATGCGCCCGTCGAGCAGCAGGCCAAGCCCGGCGAGCGCCGTGGCGAGCGCCGCGAAGGGGGCCGCCCGGGGATGCAGCAAGCGCCTTCCGGCCCGCCGCTGGTGGTGGACTACGATGCCGTCTGGGCCAGCATCCGCGAGGCCGCCGGCCCCGGCCTGAGCGCCTACAACCTGCGCCTGCCGCCGGTGGGCGGCCAGCCGGCCACGGTGTTCTACCTGCTCAAGGACGCCAGCCACCCGCGCGCGCTCAACCAGATCACCCTCGACCCGGCCACCGGCAAAATCGCCCGCGTCGAGCGCTACGCCGAGAAGAGCTTCAAGGCGCAACTGCTCACCAGCATCTACGCCCTGCACGTGGGCGAATACTTCGGCTTGCCCGGGCGCATCCTGATGATGCTGGCGAGCCTCGCCATGCCGTTGTTCTTCATCACCGGCTGGCTGCTCTACCTCGACCGTCGGCGCAAGAAACGCGCGATCAGGGCCGCACGCGGCGGCCTCGGCCAGGGCGGTGAAGGCGAACCCTGGCTGATCGGCTTCGCCAGCCAGAGCGGTTTCGCCGAGCAGCTCGCCTGGCAGAGTGCCGGCCAGCTGCAGGCCGCCGGCTTCCCGGTGCGTGTGCAGCAACTGGGCGAGCTGGATGCCGGGCAACTGGCCGAGGCGCGCAATGCCCTGTTCGTGGTCAGCACCTTCGGTGACGGCGAGGCCCCCGATACCGCTCGCGGTTTCGAACGCAAGGTGCTGGGCCAGGCCTCGCAACTGGCCGAGCTGCGCTTTGCGGTGCTCGCCCTGGGCGATCGCCAGTACCAGCACTTCTGCGGCTTCGCCCAGCGCCTGCAGGCCTGGCTCCAGGGCCAGGGCGCGAGCCCGCTGTTCGATACGGTAGAAGTGGACAACGGCGACCGCGGCGCGCTGCAGGACTGGCAGCAACGGCTGGCCACGCTGGCCGGCTCCAGCGTGGTGCCGGTGTGGACCGAGCAGCCTTTCGAAACCTGGACCCTGGACGCGCGCGAACACCTCAACCCCGGCAGCCAGGGCGAGTCCACCTGGCTGCTGCGCCTGGGCGCCCCGGCGGGCAGCCAGATCCGCTGGCAGGCTGGCGACCTGGTGGAGATCCTTCCGCGCCAGGCCGACTCGCGCATCCAGCGCTGGCTCGACCAGCACGGCCTGGACGGTGATGCCCCGGTGACCGTGGACGGCACCGCCCAGTCCCTGCGCCAGGCCCTGGGCGCGCGCCTGCTGCCGGATTCCTTCGAGCACCTGGTGGGCCTGCACCCGCAGGCGCTGCTGGATGCGCTGATCGTGCTCTCGGTGCGCCAGTACTCCATCGCCTCCCTGGAGAGCGACGGTGCCCTGGAGCTGATCGTGCGCCAGGAGCAGCATGCCGATGGCACCCTGGGCATCGCCTCCGGCTGGCTCACCCATCACCTGCCGACCGGCGCCAGCCTGCCGCTGCGCCTGCGTCGCAATGCCCGCTTCCACCGCCTGGAGGGCGAGCGACCGGCCATCTTCATCGGCAACGGCACCGGCCTCGCCGGCCTGCGGGCGCTGCTCAAGGCCAACATCGCCGCCGGCCACGGCCGCAACTGGCTGCTGTTCGGCGAGCGTAACCAGGCCCACGACTACTACTGCCGCGACGAGATCGAAGGCTGGCTGGCCGGCGGCGAGCTGGAGCGGCTCGACCTGGCCTTCTCCCGCGACCAGGCGCACAAGGTCTATGTGCAGGACCGCCTGCGCGAGGCCGGCGCCGAAGTCCGTACCTGGGTCGAGGCGGGCGCGGTGTTCTATATCTGCGGCAGCCTGCAGGGCATGGCCGACGGCGTCGATCGCGTCCTGCGCGAGCTCTTGGGTGACGAGGGCCTGGACCGCCTCGCCGCCGACGGCCGCTACCGCCGCGACGTGTATTGA
- the pxpB gene encoding 5-oxoprolinase subunit PxpB produces MIRIEPVGAEALLLVLADEPDARLPLRIAQLAESIRQRLGSQLRDLVPGWTTLLLHYDLLRIDPTQLAADLEPLLQQWQRDVVPVRDGRMHEMPVWYGGEDLASVARACGLSTAEVIELHSATLYRVGAIGFAPGFAYLGELDTRLALPRRSSPRTRVPAGSLAIAERQTAIYPQASPGGWHLLGLCPRPLFDPASEPPCPLALGDCVRFVPIDEPTYRRERGEP; encoded by the coding sequence GTGATCCGCATCGAGCCGGTCGGCGCCGAGGCGCTGCTGCTGGTGCTGGCCGACGAGCCGGATGCGCGCCTGCCGCTTCGCATCGCGCAGCTCGCCGAATCCATCCGCCAGCGCCTCGGCTCCCAACTCCGCGACCTGGTGCCGGGCTGGACCACCCTGCTGCTGCACTACGACCTGCTGCGCATCGATCCCACGCAACTGGCCGCCGACCTGGAACCGCTGCTGCAGCAATGGCAACGGGACGTGGTGCCCGTGCGGGACGGGCGCATGCACGAAATGCCCGTCTGGTATGGCGGCGAGGACCTGGCCTCGGTGGCGCGTGCCTGCGGGCTGAGCACCGCCGAGGTGATCGAGTTGCACAGCGCCACGCTCTACCGCGTCGGTGCCATCGGCTTCGCACCGGGGTTCGCCTACCTGGGCGAGCTCGATACGCGCCTTGCCCTGCCGCGTCGCAGCAGCCCGCGCACGCGGGTGCCGGCGGGCAGCCTGGCCATCGCCGAGCGGCAGACGGCGATTTATCCACAGGCCTCCCCCGGCGGCTGGCACCTGCTGGGCCTCTGCCCCCGACCGCTGTTCGATCCGGCGAGCGAGCCCCCGTGCCCGCTCGCGCTGGGGGACTGCGTGCGCTTCGTGCCCATCGACGAACCCACCTATCGCCGCGAGCGGGGCGAGCCATGA
- a CDS encoding biotin-dependent carboxyltransferase family protein, giving the protein MNGLRLLKAGPLSLLQDCGRQGWQHLGVSPAGPMDRHAAAWANRLLGNAAGTPLIEIALGGVELESLGDNWVALCGADLPITLDGEVRPNWSRFALRAGQRLKLGFARSGQRAYLAIAGGFRVEPVLGSVACQVREGLGGLDGRGAKLADGDLLPGGGGHFERGASVPWPWQPDYRAERPLRVMLGGDAAQFDPGQVRAFLERPWQLSPQSDRMGARLQGEAIHPPKRLWSLGVVRGTLQVPPDGQPIILQADHQTMGGYPILGWLHPRDCDRLAQCAARQTLRFQAVDIPAVQAEVRAFHRFFGAGS; this is encoded by the coding sequence ATGAACGGCCTGCGCCTGCTGAAGGCCGGGCCGCTGAGCCTGCTGCAGGACTGCGGCCGGCAGGGCTGGCAACACCTGGGCGTGTCGCCGGCCGGGCCGATGGATCGCCACGCCGCCGCCTGGGCCAATCGCTTGCTGGGCAACGCGGCGGGCACGCCGCTGATCGAGATCGCCCTGGGCGGCGTCGAGCTGGAGAGCCTCGGCGACAACTGGGTGGCGCTGTGCGGCGCGGACCTGCCGATCACCCTGGATGGCGAGGTGCGGCCCAACTGGTCACGCTTCGCGCTGCGCGCCGGGCAACGGTTGAAGCTGGGGTTCGCCCGCAGCGGCCAGCGGGCCTACCTCGCCATCGCCGGTGGCTTCCGTGTCGAGCCGGTGCTGGGCAGCGTCGCCTGCCAGGTGCGTGAAGGCCTCGGCGGGCTGGATGGGCGGGGCGCGAAGCTGGCCGATGGCGATCTGCTGCCGGGCGGGGGTGGTCACTTCGAGCGTGGCGCCAGCGTGCCCTGGCCCTGGCAGCCGGACTACCGCGCCGAGCGGCCGCTGCGGGTGATGCTCGGCGGCGATGCCGCGCAGTTCGACCCTGGTCAGGTTCGCGCCTTCCTCGAGCGGCCCTGGCAGCTCAGCCCGCAGTCGGATCGCATGGGTGCGCGCCTGCAGGGCGAGGCGATCCACCCGCCGAAACGCCTGTGGTCCCTGGGCGTCGTGCGCGGCACCCTGCAGGTCCCGCCCGACGGCCAGCCGATCATTCTCCAGGCCGACCACCAGACCATGGGCGGCTACCCCATCCTCGGCTGGCTGCACCCACGGGACTGCGACCGCCTGGCCCAATGCGCGGCGCGCCAGACGCTGCGTTTCCAGGCTGTGGATATCCCGGCGGTACAGGCCGAGGTGCGCGCGTTCCACCGCTTCTTCGGAGCGGGTTCGTAG
- a CDS encoding 5-oxoprolinase subunit PxpA, which translates to MKNRILLNCDMGESFGAWTLGDDEHAMPLVDQANLACGFHASDPMTMLRTVELAVDHDVTIGAHPAYPDLVGFGRRRMELPPDEVRALVLYQIGALDAFCRASGTQVAYVKPHGALYNDLVRNDALLEAVLDACASYRKGLPLMVLALADNRRELRLADAADVPLMFEAFADRAYLSDGQLAPRRLEGAVHHDPERIIAQAVAIARGEAFADIDGKPLQLVADSLCVHGDNPESLAVLRRLRAHLDAL; encoded by the coding sequence ATGAAAAATCGAATCCTGCTGAACTGCGACATGGGCGAAAGCTTCGGCGCCTGGACCCTGGGCGACGACGAGCACGCCATGCCCCTGGTGGACCAGGCCAACCTGGCCTGCGGTTTCCACGCCTCCGATCCCATGACCATGCTGCGCACCGTCGAGCTGGCCGTGGACCACGACGTGACCATCGGTGCCCATCCGGCCTACCCGGACCTGGTCGGTTTCGGCCGCCGGCGCATGGAGCTGCCGCCCGACGAGGTGCGTGCCCTGGTGCTCTACCAGATCGGCGCGCTGGATGCGTTCTGCCGCGCCTCCGGCACCCAGGTCGCCTACGTCAAGCCCCACGGCGCGCTGTACAACGACCTGGTGCGCAACGACGCCCTGCTGGAGGCGGTGCTCGACGCCTGCGCCAGCTACCGCAAGGGCCTGCCGCTGATGGTGCTGGCCCTGGCCGACAATCGACGCGAGCTGCGGCTGGCCGACGCCGCCGACGTGCCGCTGATGTTCGAGGCCTTCGCCGATCGTGCCTACCTGTCCGATGGCCAGCTGGCGCCGCGCCGGCTGGAGGGCGCCGTGCACCATGACCCCGAGCGCATCATCGCCCAGGCGGTGGCCATCGCCCGGGGCGAGGCTTTCGCCGACATCGACGGCAAGCCCCTGCAACTGGTGGCCGACAGCCTCTGCGTGCACGGCGACAACCCCGAGTCCCTGGCGGTGCTGCGACGCCTGCGAGCCCATCTGGACGCCTTGTGA
- a CDS encoding Lrp/AsnC family transcriptional regulator gives MPNLKLDAFDHKILAALQRDGRLSNVQLAEEIGLSPSPCLRRVRLLEEAGVIRGYQADLDRYEVGLGLTVFVGIKVERHSPDRADAFREAVVLLPEVISVHLVSGEADFLLQVVVPDLRAYELFLTRHLITLPGVSDIRSNFAIQTVKAPGPLPLNHLPK, from the coding sequence ATGCCAAATCTCAAACTGGACGCTTTCGACCACAAGATCCTCGCCGCTCTCCAGCGCGATGGCCGCCTGAGCAACGTGCAGCTGGCCGAGGAGATCGGCCTGTCGCCCTCGCCCTGCTTGCGCCGGGTGCGCCTGCTGGAGGAAGCCGGGGTGATACGCGGCTACCAGGCCGATCTGGATCGCTACGAAGTGGGGTTGGGCCTGACGGTGTTCGTCGGCATCAAGGTCGAGCGCCACAGCCCAGACCGCGCCGATGCCTTCCGTGAAGCGGTGGTGCTGCTGCCCGAGGTGATCTCGGTGCACCTGGTGTCCGGCGAGGCGGACTTCCTGCTCCAGGTGGTGGTGCCCGACCTGCGCGCCTACGAGTTGTTCCTCACCCGGCACCTGATCACGCTGCCCGGCGTCAGCGACATCCGCAGCAACTTCGCCATCCAGACGGTCAAGGCGCCCGGGCCGCTGCCCCTGAACCACCTGCCGAAATGA